The Mytilus edulis chromosome 12, xbMytEdul2.2, whole genome shotgun sequence genome contains a region encoding:
- the LOC139499603 gene encoding uncharacterized protein has product MVNCDHLSPLGDYLYQLYKSQVLCDLSIITRTGTTVLAHKLVVAAFSGAVRTEVEKWKDLPQVSIVVDCEVAVLMEFLDYMYTGNLHLSEELFPLLQNVSHGLQIPSLQKYLEEYQTSLTRPSNGDYAQKGEVTDIKNEYGETISDISEQTSIEELNEVRELNVITKEEKVTNSDISENTIIEESNERELNVITTEEKQEITVFQEEEKRNNLDISEKKNIDQSNEGREITVKTNGVNGDCCFVSGKVKNGRNLEMNESFDSQSFEMCDDVGEEDDDTSADVNDNVASWEGEIEVMDESPRTSNMPKQGKQDSLIKESYVLLERIDSLVQPRDCNKTSGKIDHSNTHDTAKSGHSVIASSILVKDGKNKYTLDAEHLTNRKKKTIRHDRHRHLMNHSQNSFRKLKPTMKKFKKKSFAEMFVCKLKKLYSKQYKDILVQKIGYSCKICRVWDKNVSRIKLHINLKHRNIKPRKLKSTSQKGRKCISKKRSKHMLEKRKKIMKKIEQKIKNFECFRCDKSYSGIRALASHLIEKHKIRSDRVQKLTGYPKYFKYKKFSNQNCKECNISFDSLSDFRAHCRSVHKKKRLDPDIACSYENCSEKFLLESELLEHIVEFHKTHAKKSVEHMTLRRGEVKVSHGAESVDRYDLSRPEKEAKHQKILTGFSHKVDVIKQTMTCVDCERKFTNLRNLSNHLQSIHMYTFEQAREVTGYPSFFNKRIHTKKVSKNQKFQKHTGNLKELEMTQDTPDKESPANEKLPTPTSRQISLNQKKKISNVLLPSEKDRCVECPKSSICTHKVIEKEKKQQKTSTGYSQKVDVIKQTMTCVDCERNFTNLRNLANHLQSSIHKYTFEQAREATGYPSFVKIKDTSGKESSENALENFTKAIESQMSSYPKKAIKYKVILPSKKYTCNRCPKSSVSRNKLIHKNHREIIHKKILVSKLFASQLVLKKHICQSFSCIKHLSKKPFQQGSVISTLDSNNSDSPGTLLNQSIGNQKRCKGNQFTCLKCGLSFQYYSSASLHFKKKHGNLQLRQRAISSRIKKHVDMRSSMFSRELCLPKVQVEFNEKNRTCYKCRKTFSSKRKFSRHLKSTRCHTDYLPLEQTGYTRKVDIRKQTKTCVDCKRSFTALRGLANHLQSSVHMYTFEQAREATGYPSHIKIIDYTTKVSKCQKCSVLFPTMKDLKAHTVAVHGIPCKFCDQTFSSPFSLKRHGFRKHREHIKEFQMITYTFDKEMNEACDGEIIPKARMASESQACDGENISNDSTVSESQACDGEHISNDSMVSESQACDGENISKASTVSESQSSTYQKKKIKYKVILPSKKYRCNRCPKSSVCRNKLIHKNHREIRHKKILVSKLFASQLVLKKNMCKNRSLIKSVTNNNLNLTSKSEIEDIEKISGPKVGQEPKVIALNEMSADVAGLTQEPKVVVVKEKSANMIGLTHYFKDENNSIEPLSDTKSNIGDQLTLMENSALIDQNNPLDTIDNDSSGSLNNSSIINEKQKKCKRNQFTCLKCGLSFPYYSMASLHLKKKHGRHQLRQRVIFSRMKKHVSLRRVLFSRDTIETNTSNILSDEKRQTKCDICDRTFSCVDTLAHHLVHYHTNMTKRAMQASSNMDPTNMTKPARRTSSNLGKQRIRCVHCRKSLKYPRTHAAHLQIVHHYTVEQAMEVTGYPSFRKKKVYTKKPTKCLKCSVIFPTLKEYKGHEMLVHSIPCKICWEKFSNSWLLKRHWIKKHPENVHDLEEMKTTSLTRIAEEEENRIETEQMFKCDNCDFTTRELNVLSSHILESHPEVKPCCSVCGYVYSSQDDVELHMNECNRKTKTYQEKCSVCNKKFYKRSSLQIHQFKEHGIQHPNVKKYKCDVDGCKTITYTLANFNHHKKMHTREKKYSCDECQFMSSQYSQLLRHVRSVHRRLRPHLCESCGKAYSAKKDLIHHIANTHTRDSHKFQCEYCPTQTTTKNSLQNHLWHQHKVKMAGDERQYFQCDQCTYQTPNRKIFANHMNSHNNVRNYICDQCDARFVTMKVLITHMKFKHSTKDQHKVCSQCGYRAKTKNSLNLHIRVQHQLKGIKPYKCDYCDFRCATSGNCRKHIMGKHKGSPVHYTCDKKYLEKARNERKAGNTNQLFE; this is encoded by the exons ATGGTAAACTGTGATCACTTATCTCCCTTAGGAGATTATCTATATCAACTGTACAAAAGTCAGGTTCTATGTGACCTGTCAATCATAACTAGAACTGGTACAACAGTCCTGGCTCACAAACTAGTGGTGGCAGCTTTCTCTGGAGCAGTTAGAACAGAGGTGGAGAAATGGAAAGATTTACCCCAAGTGTCCATTGTTGTAG ATTGTGAAGTAGCAGTCTTAATGGAGTTTTTAGATTATATGTACACTGGAAATCTACATCTTAGtgaagagttatttcccctgctACAGAATGTAAGTCATGGTTTACAGATTCCATCACTTCAAAAATACTTGGAAGAATATCAGACAAGTTTAACAAGGCCAAGTAATGGAGATTATGCACAAAAAGGGGAAGTAACtgatataaaaaatgaatatgGAGAAACTATTTCAGACATATCAGAACAAACGAGCATTGAAGAGTTAAATGAAGTAAGAGAGCTAAATGTCATTACAAAGGAAGAGAAAGTGACTAATTCAGATATATCTGAAAACACAATCATTGAAGAGTCAAATGAAAGGGAGCTAAATGTCATTACAACAGAAGAGAAACAGGAAATAACTGTCTTTCAAGAGGAAGAGAAGAGAAATAATTTAGATATATCTGAAAAGAAGAATATTGATCAGTCAAATGAAGGAAGGGAGATTACTGTGAAAACAAATGGTGTAAATGGAGACTGTTGTTTTGTCAGTGGAAAAGTGAAAAATGgaagaaatttagaaatgaatGAATCATTTGACAGTCAAAGTTTTGAAATGTGTGACGATGTAGGGGAAGAAGATGATGACACTTCTGCTGATGTGAATGACAATGTTGCATCATGGGAAGGTGAGATAGAGGTCATGGATGAATCCCCAAGGACAAGTAATATGCCAAAGCAAGGAAAACAAGATAGTCTGATCAAAGAGTCATATGTACTGCTAGAAAGAATTGATAGTCTTGTCCAACCTAGAGACTGTAACAAGACTTCAGGAAAAATAGATCATAGCAATACCCATGATACCGCTAAATCTGGTCATAGTGTCATAGCATCATCTATTCTagtgaaagatggaaaaaataaatatacattggATGCAGAACATTTGACAAACAGAAAGAAGAAAACTATCAGACATGATAGACATAGACATTTAATGAATCACTCACAAAATTCATTTAGAAAATTGAAACCTACcatgaaaaagtttaaaaagaagAGTTTTGCTGAAATGTTTGTTTGTAAATTGAAGAAACTGTACTCAAAACAGTATAAAGACATACTAGTACAAAAGATCGGATATTCCTGTAAAATCTGTCGGGTTTGGGATAAAAATGTTTCTCGCATCAAACTTCACATAAATTTGAAACACAGAAACATAAAACCAAGAAAGTTAAAATCTACAAGCCAAAAAGGAAGAAAATGTATATCTAAGAAAAGAAGTAAACATATGcttgaaaaaagaaagaagataatgaagaaaattgaacaaaaaattaaaaattttgaatgttttagATGTGACAAAAGTTACTCGGGTATTCGTGCATTAGCATCTCATCTGattgaaaaacataaaataagatcCGACAGGGTGCAGAAATTGACCGGCTATCCAAAATACTTCAAGTATAAGAAATTTTCGAATCAGAATTGCAAAGAATGTAATATAAGCTTTGATTCATTGAGTGACTTTAGAGCACATTGTCGAAGTGTTCACAAGAAAAAACGTTTAGATCCTGATATAGCTTGTTCATATGAAAATTGTTCAGAAAAATTTCTACTTGAATCAGAACTTCTTGAACACATAGTTGAATTTCATAAAACTCATGCAAAAAAAAGTGTTGAGCATATGACCTTAAGGAGAGGTGAGGTCAAAGTTTCACATGGTGCTGAGTCTGTTGACAGATATGATCTCTCTAGACCGGAAAAAGAAGCAAAACATCAGAAAATATTGACTGGTTTCTCGCATAAAGTTGATGTGATAAAACAGACAATGACATGCGTAGATTGCGAAAGAAAGTTCACGAATCTACGTAACCTCTCAAATCATTTACAAAGTATTCATATGTACACATTTGAACAGGCAAGGGAAGTAACTGGGTATCCATCTTTCTTTAATAAAAGAATACACACGAAGAAGGTATCGAAAAATCAGAAATTTCAGAAACACACAGGAAATCTTAAAGAATTAGAAATGACACAAGACACACCTGATAAAGAAAGTCCTGCAAATGAAAAGTTACCAACGCCTACCTCAAGACAAATTTCTTTGAATCAGAAGAAGAAAATCAGTAATGTTTTATTACCATCAGAGAAGGACAGATGCGTTGAATGTCCCAAGTCGTCAATTTGTACACATAAGgtaatagaaaaagaaaaaaaacaacagaaaacatCGACAGGTTACTCACAGAAAGTTGATGTGATAAAACAGACAATGACATGTGTGGATTGTGAAAGAAATTTCACGAATCTACGTAACCTCGCAAATCATCTCCAGAGTAGTATACATAAATACACATTTGAACAAGCTAGGGAGGCAACTGGTTATCCatcttttgttaaaataaaagacACTTCTGGGAAAGAAAGTTCTGAAAATGCATTAGAAAATTTTACCAAGGCTATTGAGAGTCAAATGTCATCATATCCAAAGAAAGCAATCAAGTACAAAGTAATATTACCATCAAAGAAATACACATGTAATAGATGTCCGAAGTCATCGGTCAGTAGAAATAAGTTAATACATAAAAATCATAGAGAAAtaatacataagaaaatactTGTTTCAAAATTGTTTGCTAGCCAACTAGTTTTAAAGAAACATATCTGTCAGAGCTTTTCATGTATAAAACATCTTTCCAAAAAGCCATTCCAACAAGGTTCAGTAATTAGTACGTTGGATTCAAACAATAGTGACTCTCCTGGCACCTTGCTGAATCAAAGTATTGGAAATCAGAAAAGGTGCAAAGGAAACCAGTTTACTTGTTTGAAATGTGGATTATCTTTCCAATACTACAGCAGTGCATCATTACACTTCAAGAAAAAACATGGGAATCTTCAGTTACGACAACGAGCCATTTCTTCCAGAATAAAAAAGCATGTGGACATGCGTTCTTCAATGTTTTCTAGAGAGTTATGTTTACCTAAGGTACAGGTagaattcaatgaaaaaaatagaacGTGTTACAAATGTCGAAAGACCTTTTCATCTAAGCGAAAGTTCTCCCGCCATTTGAAAAGCACTAGATGTCATACTGATTACTTACCATTAGAGCAGACAGGCTACACACGTAAAGTTGACATAAGAAAGCAGACAAAAACATGTGTAGATTGCAAAAGAAGTTTCACGGCATTACGTGGCCTTGCAAACCATCTACAGAGTAGTGTACACATGTACACATTTGAACAGGCAAGGGAGGCAACTGGCTATCCATCACATATTAAAATAATAGATTATACAACGAAGGTGTCAAAATGTCAGAAATGTTCTGTCCTATTTCCGACAATGAAAGATTTGAAAGCTCATACAGTTGCAGTACATGGTATTCCATGTAAATTCTGTGATCAAACATTTTCAAGTCCCTTTTCATTAAAAAGACATGGGTTTCGGAAACACAGAGAACATATTAAGGAATTCCAAATGATTACATATACATTTGATAAAGAGATGAATGAAGCATGTGATGGAGAAATTATCCCCAAGGCTAGAATGGCTAGCGAAAGTCAAGCATGTGATGGAGAAAACATCTCCAATGATAGTACGGTTAGTGAAAGTCAAGCATGTGACGGTGAACACATCTCCAATGATAGTATGGTTAGTGAAAGTCAAGCGTGTGACGGTGAAAACATCTCCAAGGCTAGTACAGTTAGTGAAAGTCAAAGTTCAACATATCAGAAGAAgaaaatcaagtacaaagttATATTACCATCAAAGAAATACAGATGTAATAGATGTCCCAAGTCATCGGTCTGTAGAAATAAGTTAATACATAAAAATCATAGAGAAATAAGGCATAAGAAAATTCTTGTTTCAAAGTTGTTTGCTAGCCAACTTGTTCTAAAGAAAAACATGTGTAAAAATCGCTCATTGATCAAATCAGTTACCAATAACAACCTAAATTTGACCTCTAAGTCAGAAATAGAGGACATTGAAAAGATTTCAGGACCAAAAGTTGGACAGGAACCAAAAGTTATAGCCCTAAATGAAATGTCAGCTGATGTAGCAGGTTTAACACAGGAACCAAAAGTTGTAGTGGTAAAGGAAAAATCAGCTAATATGATAGGTCTAACACAttattttaaagatgaaaataatTCCATTGAACCATTATCAGACACGAAGTCAAACATAGGTGATCAATTAACTCTGATGGAAAATTCAGCCTTGATTGATCAAAATAACCCATTGGATACAATAGATAATGACTCTTCTGGTTCCTTGAATAATTCAAGTATTATTaatgaaaaacagaaaaagtGCAAGAGAAACCAGTTTACTTGTTTGAAATGTGGGTTGTCTTTCCCTTATTACAGCATGGCTTCATTGCATTTAAAGAAGAAACATGGAAGGCATCAGCTCAGACAAAGAGTCATTTTCTCAAGAATGAAAAAACATGTCAGTTTACGTAGAGTTCTATTTTCCAGAGACACAATAGAAACAAATACTTCCAATATATTGTCAGATgaaaaaaggcaaacaaaatGTGATATATGTGACAGGACATTTTCATGTGTTGATACTCTTGCCCATCATTTAGTACACTATCACACTAACATGACCAAACGGGCAATGCAAGCATCAAGTAACATGGACCCCACTAATATGACTAAACCGGCAAGGCGAACATCTAGTAACTTGGGCAAGCAGAGAATTAGGTGTGTACATTGCAGGAAATCATTGAAATATCCCCGTACCCATGCCGCCCATCTTCAGATTGTTCATCATTATACTGTTGAACAGGCAATGGAAGTCACTGGATACCCTTCATTcaggaaaaaaaaagtttacacaAAAAAGCCTACAAAATGTCTGAAATGTTCTGTGATTTTTCCCACCTTGAAAGAGTACAAAGGTCATGAAATGCTGGTCCATAGTATTCCATGTAAAATTTGTTGGGAGAAGTTTTCAAATTCATGGCTTTTAAAAAGGCATTGGATTAAAAAACATCCAGAAAATGTTCATGACCTTGAAGAAATGAAAACTACATCTTTAACCAGGATCGCTGAAGAAGAAGAGAATAGAATAGAAACTGAACAAATGTTTAAATGTGACAATTGTGATTTTACAACTAGAGAATTAAATGTGTTGTCGTCACACATCCTAGAAAGTCACCCAGAGGTCAAACCGTGCTGTTCTGTCTGTGGATATGTATACAGTAGCCAAGACGATGTGGAGTTACACATGAACGAATGCAACCGTAAAACAAAGACGTATCAAGAAAAATGCAGTGTTTGtaataaaaagttttataaaagatCAAGTTTGCAGATACATCAGTTCAAGGAACATGGAATACAGCATCCAAATGTTAAG aaatataaatgtGATGTTGATGGCTGCAAAACCATCACTTACACATTAGCCAATTTTAATCACcataaaaaaatgcatacaaGAGAGAAGAAATATTCTTGTGACGAGTGTCAGTTTATGAGTTCACAATATAG TCAGTTATTGAGACATGTAAGGAGCGTACACAGACGGTTGAGACCACACTTATGTGAGAGTTGTGGCAAGGCTTACTCAGCCAAGAAAGATCTAATTCACCACATAGCAAACACTCATACAAGAGACAGCCACAAGTTCCAGTGTGAATATTGTCCTACCCAGACTACAACAAAGAATAGTCTTCAGA ATCACTTATGGCATCAACATAAGGTCAAGATGGCCGGTGATGAGCGTCAGTACTTCCAATGTGACCAATGTACTTATCAGACTccaaacagaaaaatatttgccAATCATATGAACAGTCACAATAACGTCAGGAATTACATCTGTGATCAATGTGACGCCAGGTTTGTGACCATGAAGGTATTAATTACTCATATGAAGTTCAAACATTCTACCAAGGACCAACATAAAGTCTGTAGTCAATGTGGTTATAGAGCAAAAACTAAGAATTCTCTTAACCTGCATATACGAGTTCAGCATCAACTCAAAGGAATAAAGCCATATAAATGTGACTATTGTGATTTCAGGTGTGCCACTAGTGGCAACTGTCGTAAACATATCATGGGCAAGCATAAAGGTTCACCAGTACATTATACCTGTGACAAGAAATATTTGGAAAAGGCCAGAAATGAAAGGAAGGCTGGAAACACTAATCAGTTGTTTGAGTAG